Proteins co-encoded in one Arachis hypogaea cultivar Tifrunner chromosome 13, arahy.Tifrunner.gnm2.J5K5, whole genome shotgun sequence genomic window:
- the LOC112733482 gene encoding stress-related protein isoform X1 → MASQSHQNQVPNVNVSEIEEEQPQAQAQELKYLGFVHAASTQALMRWSAAYNYAKDSSGSLKPGVQTVEECMKNVIEPIYNNYHLVPNEILRYADKKVDASVAAMQVAPAAARDTITDAMKNVYTKYEPSAKELYERYEPVAEQYAASAWQRLNSLPLFPRLVGTMLPTAAYCTAKYNEAVMAAVEDRYRVSPYLPLVPTEKIARVFSGKTKKQE, encoded by the exons ATGGCATCCCAATCACACCAGAACCAGGTACCTAACGTAAAC GTATCTGAAATCGAAGAAGAGCAACCACAAGCACAAGCACAAGAGCTAAAGTACCTTGGGTTCGTGCACGCTGCAAGCACACAAGCCCTAATGCGGTGGTCCGCTGCCTACAACTATGCCAAGGACAGCTCTGGCTCCTTGAAGCCCGGCGTTCAGACGGTGGAAGAGTGCATGAAGAACGTCATAGAACCCATCTATAACAATTACCACCTTGTCCCCAACGAGATCCTCCGCTATGCCGATAAGAAGGTTGATGCCTCTGTGGCTGCCATGCAGGTTGCTCCCGCTGCCGCGAGAGACACCATTACTGACGCCATGAAAAACGTTTATACCAAGTATGAGCCGTCCGCAAAGGAGCTGTATGAGAGGTACGAGCCAGTGGCAGAGCAATATGCAGCCTCGGCCTGGCAAAGGCTGAACTCGCTGCCGCTGTTCCCACGCTTGGTGGGCACAATGCTGCCAACGGCAGCATACTGCACGGCGAAGTACAACGAGGCAGTAATGGCCGCCGTGGAGGATAGGTATAGGGTTTCTCCGTACCTGCCTTTGGTGCCTACGGAAAAAATAGCTAGGGTTTTCAGTggaaaaaccaaaaagcaagaatAA
- the LOC112733483 gene encoding monothiol glutaredoxin-S17, whose amino-acid sequence MGGGSVKDVQSKKELHEVVHGGAPVAVHFWASWCEASKHMDQLFSHLSTDFPHAHFLRVEAEEQPEISEAYSVSAVPFFVFFKDGKTFDTLEGADPSSLANKVAKVAGSIHPGEAASPASLGMAAGAAVLETVKELAKENDSSKAKGQVQPGLGAPLEKRLQQLIDSNPVMLFMKGTPEEPKCGFSQKVVDILKKEKVKFGTFDILSDMEVRDGLKKFSNWPTYPQLYCKGELLGGCDIAIAMHESGELQQVFKDHGVDTTDETKVTESGNAKGGISKSTDLSTKLTSRLESLVNSSPVMLFMKGKPEEPKCGFSRKVVDILRQENVNFESFDILSDEEVRQGLKVYSNWSSYPQLYIKGELIGGSDIVLEMQKSGELKKTLHEKGILPKENLQDRLKKLVASSPVMLFMKGTPDAPRCGFSSKVVSALRDEGVSFGSFDILSDEEVRQGLKTFSNWPTFPQLYYKGELIGGSDIVIDLQNNGELKSTLSE is encoded by the exons atggGTGGTGGATCAGTGAAAGATGTGCAGTCGAAAAAGGAGCTCCATGAGGTGGTTCACGGCGGCGCTCCAGTGGCGGTGCACTTCTGGGCGTCCTGGTGCGAAGCCTCGAAGCACATGGACCAACTCTTCTCTCACTTATCCACTGACTTCCCTCACGCCCACTTCTTAAGG GTTGAAGCGGAAGAGCAACCAGAGATATCCGAGGCTTATTCCGTCTCTGCTGTCCCTTTCTTTGTCTTCTTCAAG GATGGCAAGACCTTTGATACATTGGAAGGAGCAGATCCGTCAAGTTTGGCCAATAAGGTTGCTAAAGTAGCAGGCTCAATCCACCCTGGAGAAGCTGCTTCTCCTGCCAGTCTTGGGATGGCTGCAGGAGCTGCTGTTCTTGAAACAGTGAAAGAATTAGCAAAAGAAAATGATTCTTCCAAGGCAAAAGGTCAAGTTCAACCCGGGCTTGGTGCTCCACTGGAAAAGCGATTGCAGCAACTCATTGACTCTAATCCTGTCATGCTTTTCATGAAAGGAACACCCGAAGAACCAAAATGTGGGTTTAGCCAAAAAGTTGTTGATATTTTGAAGAAAGAAAAGGTTAAGTTTGGAACTTTTGACATCCTGTCAGACATGGAGGTTCGTGATGGCTTGAAGAAGTTTTCCAACTGGCCTACATATCCTCAACTTTACTGCAAAGGAGAACTTCTGGGTGGATGTGACATAGCAATTGCTATGCATGAGAGTGGGGAATTGCAGCAGGTTTTTAAAGATCATGGGGTTGATACCACTGATGAAACAAAAGTAACAGAATCAGGAAATGCCAAGGGTGGCATTTCAAAATCCACCGATTTGAGCACTAAATTAACCTCTCGGCTGGAAAGCTTGGTAAATTCAAGTCCAGTTATGCTGTTTATGAAGGGAAAACCGGAGGAACCAAAGTGTGGATTCAGTAGGAAGGTTGTTGATATTCTCCGACAAGAGAATGTGAACTTTGAGAGTTTTGACATTCTTTCTGATGAAGAAGTTCGTCAAGGGCTTAAGGTTTATTCGAACTGGTCCAGTTATCCTCAACTATATATCAAGGGAGAGCTTATTGGTGGATCAGACATTGTGCTGGAGATGCAAAAGAGTGGAGAACTTAAGAAGACTTTACATGAGAAAGGTATTCTTCCCAAAGAGAATCTTCAAGATCGTCTGAAGAAATTAGTTGCTTCTTCACCTGTGATGCTTTTCATGAAGGGTACCCCAGATGCTCCGCGATGTGGTTTTAGTTCCAAAGTTGTGAGTGCCCTTCGAGATGAGGGTGTGAGTTTCGGGTCCTTTGACATATTGAGTGATGAGGAGGTGAGACAGGGATTGAAGACATTCTCAAACTGGCCTACCTTTCCTCAACTCTACTACAAAGGTGAGCTGATAGGTGGATCCGACATTGTGATAGACCTGCAGAATAATGGGGAGCTGAAGTCAACCTTATCTGAGTAG
- the LOC112733481 gene encoding uncharacterized protein isoform X1: MQLSSCTISCSRKLFISPNKSSKPKPFSKRWLCLTISNSAEFNSLESETLKTLEWSSVCKQVAAFTSTSMGSSVANNARFPVGRSPQESQMLLDQTTAARLVSRPPDFSEIEDISEIVAVASSGQLLTIRELCTVRRTLKAVREVFQYLEQLASDSNNPERYSPLLEILQHCNFQVGLEQKIEFCIDCNLFVILDRASEELEIIRSERKRNIENLDSLLREVSSRIFHAGGIDRPLITQRRSRMCIGIRASHRYLLPDGIVLNVSSSGATYFMEPKEAIDLNNMEVRLSNSEKIEERAILSLLASEIANSKQEINDLLDKILEVDLAFARAAYAQWLNGVCPTFSLSNFEGCDSVEENNDLTVNIDGIRHPLLLESSLKNFKDGLALGCVNDADVGNGNGALKSKSMSKGTYEFPVPVDFKIRQGTRVVVISGPNTGGKTASMKTLGLASLMSKAGMHLPAQNCPKLPWFDVILADIGDHQSLEQNLSTFSGHISRICKILEVASKESLVLIDEIGSGTDPSEGVALSTSILQYLKERVNVAVVTTHYADLSRMKEKDTGFDNAAMEFSLETLQPTYKILWGSTGDSNALNIAQSIGFDRNIIDRAHTWVEKLKPEQQQERRGMLYQSLQEERNRLKTQAEKAAAIHAEILNTYYEIQDEAEDLDKREMELMAKEAQLVQQELMDAKSQIETLIQKFEKQLKIADRDKLSSLIRETESAIASIVKAHTPADSFPISEADRASYTPQLGEQVHVKGLGGKLATVAESPGNDDTILVQYGKVKVRVKKSSIRAVPSSGKNVVTGYSALQGRQDGELRRNSETNSNIEPSYGPVVRTSKNTVDLRGMRLKEASIKLEMAITECRPYSVLFIVHGMGTGAIKERALEILRNHPRVTNYEPENPMNYGCTIAYVK; this comes from the exons ATGCAACTCAGCAGCTGCACCATTAGCTGCAGCAGAAAGCTCTTCATTTCCCCTAATAAATCTTCGAAGCCAAAGCCTTTTTCCAAGCGGTGGTTGTGCTTGACGATCTCCAACTCGGCCGAGTTTAACTCACTGGAATCGGAGACACTAAAGACACTGGAATGGAGCTCCGTGTGCAAGCAGGTGGCGGCATTCACCTCCACATCCATGGGCTCCTCTGTCGCCAACAACGCCCGCTTTCCCGTCGGCCGCTCACCTCAGGAGAGCCAGATGCTTCTCGATCAAACCACGGCGGCGAGGCTCGTCTCTCGGCCGCCGGACTTCTCCGAAATTGAGGACATATCGGAGATTGTCGCCGTCGCCAGTTCCGGCCAGCTGCTAACCATCCGAGAGCTCTGTACCGTTCGTCGCACGCTTAAAGCCGTTAGGGAGGTGTTCCAGTATTTGGAACAGTTGGCTTCGGATTCTAATAATCCAGAGAG GTACTCTCCACTTCTCGAAATATTGCAACATTGTAATTTCCAAGTGGGCTTGGAGCAGAAAATAGAGTTTTGCATAGATTGCAACCTTTTTGTTATTCTTGATAGAGCAAGTGAAGAGCTGGAGATAATCAGATCAGAAAGAAAGAGGAATATAGAAAATTTGGATTCTTTGTTAAGGGAAGTATCTTCTCGAATATTTCACGCTGGGGGTATTGACAGACCATTAATTACTCAGCGTCGATCTAGAATGTGTATTGGTATTAGAGCTTCCCATAGATACTTGCTTCCAGATGGTATAGTTCTGAATGTTAGCAGTTCTGGAGCAACATACTTTATGGAACCCAAAGAGGCAATAGATCTTAACAACATGGAAGTTAGACTTTCAAACTCCGAGAAGATTGAGGAAAGAGCAATTTTGAGTTTGCTCGCATCTGAAATTGCAAATTCAAAACAGGAGATAAATGATTTATTGGACAAGATTCTTGAAgttgatcttgcttttgcaagggCAGCTTATGCTCAATGGCTGAATGGGGTATGTCCTACTTTCAGTTTAAGCAATTTTGAAGGCTGTGATTCCGTTGAAGAGAACAATGATTTAACAGTAAATATTGACGGTATAAGGCATCCATTACTTCTGGAGTCCTCTCTAAAAAACTTTAAAGATGGTCTTGCACTAGGATGTGTAAATGATGCTGATGTGGGTAATGGAAATGGAGCTCTGAAATCTAAAAGTATGTCAAAAGGTACGTATGAATTCCCTGTGCCAGTGGACTTTAAAATTAGACAGGGAACCAGAGTGGTGGTCATCTCAGGACCTAACACTGGAGGGAAAACAGCTTCCATGAAAACGTTGGGCCTGGCGTCGCTTATGTCGAAGGCTGGAATGCATTTGCCTGCCCAGAACTGTCCAAAACTGCCTTGGTTTGATGTTATCCTGGCAGATATTGGAGATCACCAG TCCCTTGAACAAAATCTATCAACTTTTAGTGGGCACATCTCACGTATCTGCAAGATTTTGGAAGTGGCCTCGAAAGAGTCACTTGTTCTTATTGATGAAATTGGCAGTGGAACTGATCCTTCAGAAGGTGTAGCCCTTTCTACCAGTATCTTGCAATATCTGAAGGAACGTGTTAATGTGGCTGTTGTAACTACTCATTATGCTGATCTAAGTAGAATGAAGGAAAAGGATACCGGTTTTGACAATGCAGCAATGGAATTTTCACTTGAAACATTACAACCAACTTATAAGATCCTATGGGGATCCACTGGTGATTCTAATGCATTGAACATAGCACAGTCAATTGGCTTTGACAGAAATATAATTGATCGTGCACATACATGGGTAGAGAAGTTAAAGCCAGAACAGCAGCAAGAGAGGAGAGGGATGCTCTATCAATCATTACAGGAGGAGAGAAACCGATTAAAAACTCAGGCTGAAAAGGCAGCAGCCATTCATGCAGAAATTTTGAACACATACTACGAG ATCCAAGATGAAGCAGAGGACCTTGATAAACGTGAGATGGAACTTATGGCAAAGGAAGCTCAGCTAGTCCAACAAGAGCTAATGGATGCAAAATCTCAGATCGAAACTCTGATACAGAAGTTCGAAAAGCAACTCAAAATTGCTGATCGAGATAAACTCAGCTCACTTATTAGAGAGACTGAATCAGCAATAGCCTCCATTGTAAAAGCTCATACACCTGCAGATTCATTTCCCATCAGTGAAGCTGATCGTGCTTCATATACTCCACAACTTGGGGAGCAAGTTCATGTCAAGGGATTGGGAGGGAAATTAGCCACAGTGGCTGAATCACCTGGGAATGATGATACAATCTTAGTACAGTATGGCAAAGTGAAAGTCCGTGTGAAGAAAAGTAGCATCAGAGCTGTTCCGTCGAGTGGAAAGAATGTTGTAACGGGTTATTCCGCACTCCAGGGGAGACAG GATGGAGAATTGAGGAGAAATTCAGAGACCAACAGCAACATAGAACCTTCTTATGGTCCGGTAGTGCGGACATCTAAGAATACAGTGGATCTGCGAGGTATGCGACTGAAAGAAGCTTCCATTAAGCTTGAGATGGCAATCACCGAATGCAGGCCATACTCTGTTCTTTTTATTGTACATGGCATGGGAACCGGTGCTATTAAGGAGCGAGCACTTGAAATTCTGCGAAATCATCCACGTGTTACTAACTATGAACCAGAAAATCCAATGAACTATGGTTGTACCATTGCTTATGTCAAATGA
- the LOC140178201 gene encoding uncharacterized protein, with protein MQYASWTKLPFVLCMLHDPFSLMFQFVTREVKEVTRMIPEQWASPCGGQCNNKYAALTQIPWRVFCKKGCDADGDTWEECLEECNQLCYKDPVLENQKWSAYIDRSPGSESYSEECFHACVSGCSYRFEVEAEIADKVIPNRPPKSEPEPQPVKKQKPQYEDPKYPDTSA; from the exons ATGCAATATGCATCATGGACGAAACTACCCTTTGTGTTGTGCATGTTACATGATCCCTTCTCGTTGATGTTTCAGTTTGTTACGCGCGAAGTGAAAGAAGTAACAAGAATGATACCAGAGCAATGGGCATCTCCATGTGGTGGCCAATGCAACAACAAATACGCAGCACTCACCCAAATCCCAT GGAGAGTATTCTGCAAAAAGGGTTGTGATGCAGATGGAGACACATGGGAAGAAT GTTTGGAGGAGTGCAATCAATTATGCTACAAGGACCCTGTACTCGAGAACCAGAAGTGGAGTGCGTATATTGATCGTTCTCCTGGATCTGAAAGTTATTCTgag GAATGTTTCCATGCTTGTGTATCTGGCTGCAGTTACAGG TTTGAGGTTGAAGCAGAAATAGCTGATAAAGTTATTCCTAATAGGCCACCAAAGTCTGAGCCTGAGCCTCAGCCTGTAAAGAAGCAGAAGCCACAATATGAAGACCCTAAATACCCGGATACTTCTGCATAG
- the LOC112733484 gene encoding heat stress transcription factor A-2c, producing the protein MDSSNVLELNLGVGNNGGGQVGQSVRPRCPAPFLLKTYDLLEESGNGGKIVSWNGDGSGFIVWSPAEFSDLTLPRFFKHNNFSSFIRQLNTYGFKKISSKRWEFKHEKFQRGCRDMLVEITRKKCEPSVFPSYLKSSSEENAITSNNSMEENNNNSHQLLMEENKNLKKERLELQMQIAEFKSLEMKLLECLSQVMDNHQNKSRGQC; encoded by the exons ATGGATAGTAGTAATGTGTTAGAACTCAACCTTGGCGTAGGGAATAATGGTGGTGGCCAAGTAGGGCAGTCGGTGAGGCCACGGTGTCCGGCACCTTTTCTTTTGAAGACTTATGATTTGTTGGAAGAAAGCGGCAACGGCGGCAAGATAGTTTCATGGAATGGAGATGGGAGTGGTTTTATTGTATGGTCTCCGGCTGAATTCTCTGACCTCACCTTGCCTAGATTTTTCAAGCACAATAACTTCTCAAGCTTCATTCGCCAATTGAATACATAT GGATTCAAGAAAATATCATCAAAAAGATGGGAGTTCAAGCATGAGAAATTTCAGAGAGGGTGTAGGGATATGCTAGTTGAGATCACAAGGAAAAAGTGCGAGCCTAGCGTGTTCCCTTCATACCTCAAGTCTTCTTCAGAGGAAAATGCAATCACTTCTAATAATTCAATggaagaaaacaacaataatAGCCATCAACTACTTATGGAGGAGAACAAGAACCTTAAGAAGGAGAGGTTGGAGCTGCAAATGCAGATAGCTGAGTTTAAATCACTTGAAATGAAGTTGTTAGAGTGTCTCTCTCAAGTTATGGACAACCACCAAAATAAAAGTCGGGGACAATGTTAG
- the LOC112733481 gene encoding uncharacterized protein isoform X2 codes for MQLSSCTISCSRKLFISPNKSSKPKPFSKRWLCLTISNSAEFNSLESETLKTLEWSSVCKQVAAFTSTSMGSSVANNARFPVGRSPQESQMLLDQTTAARLVSRPPDFSEIEDISEIVAVASSGQLLTIRELCTVRRTLKAVREVFQYLEQLASDSNNPERYSPLLEILQHCNFQVGLEQKIEFCIDCNLFVILDRASEELEIIRSERKRNIENLDSLLREVSSRIFHAGGIDRPLITQRRSRMCIGIRASHRYLLPDGIVLNVSSSGATYFMEPKEAIDLNNMEVRLSNSEKIEERAILSLLASEIANSKQEINDLLDKILEVDLAFARAAYAQWLNGVCPTFSLSNFEGCDSVEENNDLTVNIDGIRHPLLLESSLKNFKDGLALGCVNDADVGNGNGALKSKSMSKGTYEFPVPVDFKIRQGTRVVVISGPNTGGKTASMKTLGLASLMSKAGMHLPAQNCPKLPWFDVILADIGDHQSLEQNLSTFSGHISRICKILEVASKESLVLIDEIGSGTDPSEGVALSTSILQYLKERVNVAVVTTHYADLSRMKEKDTGFDNAAMEFSLETLQPTYKILWGSTGDSNALNIAQSIGFDRNIIDRAHTWVEKLKPEQQQERRGMLYQSLQEERNRLKTQAEKAAAIHAEILNTYYEVES; via the exons ATGCAACTCAGCAGCTGCACCATTAGCTGCAGCAGAAAGCTCTTCATTTCCCCTAATAAATCTTCGAAGCCAAAGCCTTTTTCCAAGCGGTGGTTGTGCTTGACGATCTCCAACTCGGCCGAGTTTAACTCACTGGAATCGGAGACACTAAAGACACTGGAATGGAGCTCCGTGTGCAAGCAGGTGGCGGCATTCACCTCCACATCCATGGGCTCCTCTGTCGCCAACAACGCCCGCTTTCCCGTCGGCCGCTCACCTCAGGAGAGCCAGATGCTTCTCGATCAAACCACGGCGGCGAGGCTCGTCTCTCGGCCGCCGGACTTCTCCGAAATTGAGGACATATCGGAGATTGTCGCCGTCGCCAGTTCCGGCCAGCTGCTAACCATCCGAGAGCTCTGTACCGTTCGTCGCACGCTTAAAGCCGTTAGGGAGGTGTTCCAGTATTTGGAACAGTTGGCTTCGGATTCTAATAATCCAGAGAG GTACTCTCCACTTCTCGAAATATTGCAACATTGTAATTTCCAAGTGGGCTTGGAGCAGAAAATAGAGTTTTGCATAGATTGCAACCTTTTTGTTATTCTTGATAGAGCAAGTGAAGAGCTGGAGATAATCAGATCAGAAAGAAAGAGGAATATAGAAAATTTGGATTCTTTGTTAAGGGAAGTATCTTCTCGAATATTTCACGCTGGGGGTATTGACAGACCATTAATTACTCAGCGTCGATCTAGAATGTGTATTGGTATTAGAGCTTCCCATAGATACTTGCTTCCAGATGGTATAGTTCTGAATGTTAGCAGTTCTGGAGCAACATACTTTATGGAACCCAAAGAGGCAATAGATCTTAACAACATGGAAGTTAGACTTTCAAACTCCGAGAAGATTGAGGAAAGAGCAATTTTGAGTTTGCTCGCATCTGAAATTGCAAATTCAAAACAGGAGATAAATGATTTATTGGACAAGATTCTTGAAgttgatcttgcttttgcaagggCAGCTTATGCTCAATGGCTGAATGGGGTATGTCCTACTTTCAGTTTAAGCAATTTTGAAGGCTGTGATTCCGTTGAAGAGAACAATGATTTAACAGTAAATATTGACGGTATAAGGCATCCATTACTTCTGGAGTCCTCTCTAAAAAACTTTAAAGATGGTCTTGCACTAGGATGTGTAAATGATGCTGATGTGGGTAATGGAAATGGAGCTCTGAAATCTAAAAGTATGTCAAAAGGTACGTATGAATTCCCTGTGCCAGTGGACTTTAAAATTAGACAGGGAACCAGAGTGGTGGTCATCTCAGGACCTAACACTGGAGGGAAAACAGCTTCCATGAAAACGTTGGGCCTGGCGTCGCTTATGTCGAAGGCTGGAATGCATTTGCCTGCCCAGAACTGTCCAAAACTGCCTTGGTTTGATGTTATCCTGGCAGATATTGGAGATCACCAG TCCCTTGAACAAAATCTATCAACTTTTAGTGGGCACATCTCACGTATCTGCAAGATTTTGGAAGTGGCCTCGAAAGAGTCACTTGTTCTTATTGATGAAATTGGCAGTGGAACTGATCCTTCAGAAGGTGTAGCCCTTTCTACCAGTATCTTGCAATATCTGAAGGAACGTGTTAATGTGGCTGTTGTAACTACTCATTATGCTGATCTAAGTAGAATGAAGGAAAAGGATACCGGTTTTGACAATGCAGCAATGGAATTTTCACTTGAAACATTACAACCAACTTATAAGATCCTATGGGGATCCACTGGTGATTCTAATGCATTGAACATAGCACAGTCAATTGGCTTTGACAGAAATATAATTGATCGTGCACATACATGGGTAGAGAAGTTAAAGCCAGAACAGCAGCAAGAGAGGAGAGGGATGCTCTATCAATCATTACAGGAGGAGAGAAACCGATTAAAAACTCAGGCTGAAAAGGCAGCAGCCATTCATGCAGAAATTTTGAACACATACTACGAGGTAGAATCTTGA
- the LOC112733482 gene encoding stress-related protein isoform X2, which translates to MASQSHQNQVSEIEEEQPQAQAQELKYLGFVHAASTQALMRWSAAYNYAKDSSGSLKPGVQTVEECMKNVIEPIYNNYHLVPNEILRYADKKVDASVAAMQVAPAAARDTITDAMKNVYTKYEPSAKELYERYEPVAEQYAASAWQRLNSLPLFPRLVGTMLPTAAYCTAKYNEAVMAAVEDRYRVSPYLPLVPTEKIARVFSGKTKKQE; encoded by the exons ATGGCATCCCAATCACACCAGAACCAG GTATCTGAAATCGAAGAAGAGCAACCACAAGCACAAGCACAAGAGCTAAAGTACCTTGGGTTCGTGCACGCTGCAAGCACACAAGCCCTAATGCGGTGGTCCGCTGCCTACAACTATGCCAAGGACAGCTCTGGCTCCTTGAAGCCCGGCGTTCAGACGGTGGAAGAGTGCATGAAGAACGTCATAGAACCCATCTATAACAATTACCACCTTGTCCCCAACGAGATCCTCCGCTATGCCGATAAGAAGGTTGATGCCTCTGTGGCTGCCATGCAGGTTGCTCCCGCTGCCGCGAGAGACACCATTACTGACGCCATGAAAAACGTTTATACCAAGTATGAGCCGTCCGCAAAGGAGCTGTATGAGAGGTACGAGCCAGTGGCAGAGCAATATGCAGCCTCGGCCTGGCAAAGGCTGAACTCGCTGCCGCTGTTCCCACGCTTGGTGGGCACAATGCTGCCAACGGCAGCATACTGCACGGCGAAGTACAACGAGGCAGTAATGGCCGCCGTGGAGGATAGGTATAGGGTTTCTCCGTACCTGCCTTTGGTGCCTACGGAAAAAATAGCTAGGGTTTTCAGTggaaaaaccaaaaagcaagaatAA